From a region of the Apibacter sp. B3706 genome:
- the aroQ gene encoding type II 3-dehydroquinate dehydratase yields MKILIINGPNLNLLGQRETDIYGHYSFEDYFKHLQKKFIDVELEYYQTNHEGSIIDKIHEKGFKCEGIVINPGAYTHYSYAIHDAIKSVTAPAIEVHISDIEKREEFRKISVIKDACVHQIKGKGLPGYEEAIEYLIKMKQP; encoded by the coding sequence ATGAAAATATTAATTATAAATGGTCCTAATTTAAACCTGCTTGGACAAAGAGAAACAGATATTTACGGTCATTATTCTTTTGAAGATTATTTTAAACATTTGCAAAAAAAATTTATTGATGTGGAATTAGAATACTATCAAACCAACCATGAGGGCTCGATTATTGATAAGATTCATGAAAAAGGTTTTAAATGTGAAGGTATTGTAATTAATCCGGGAGCATATACCCATTATTCCTATGCAATACACGATGCTATAAAATCAGTAACCGCACCGGCTATTGAAGTTCATATTTCCGATATTGAAAAAAGAGAAGAATTTAGAAAAATTTCAGTCATTAAAGATGCTTGTGTTCATCAGATTAAAGGCAAAGGATTACCCGGTTATGAAGAAGCTATTGAATATTTAATAAAAATGAAACAACCTTAA